A region of Planococcus sp. MSAK28401 DNA encodes the following proteins:
- a CDS encoding NAD(P)H-hydrate dehydratase, giving the protein MNDPQIPQDSLIWSQEMVRSTLPKRAQDSHKGVFGTALLVAGGPDMPGAALISGLGALTSGVGKLAIGTYRETIRSIAHAAAEATYVPDALIHIANGTHSLTSYKAIACGPGTLPDALTEAAIDSLLKSSAPLILDAGALSERSYAKRSAPLILTPHAGEFSRISGYSMEQLSESPGSCASAFATEHNLTLVLKGPRTTIAFPDGELFRNPTGNAALAKGGTGDMLTGIMLGMLCCHENWRYAVLNAVYLHGACADEFIKTRSPHTMLARDIAELLPEVWKQFE; this is encoded by the coding sequence ATGAACGATCCACAAATCCCGCAAGACAGCCTCATCTGGTCTCAGGAAATGGTACGCAGCACATTGCCAAAACGCGCACAAGACAGCCATAAAGGTGTGTTTGGAACGGCGCTATTAGTAGCCGGAGGCCCGGATATGCCCGGGGCTGCCTTGATTTCCGGGCTCGGCGCGTTAACAAGCGGCGTCGGGAAATTGGCAATCGGGACATACCGCGAAACCATCCGCAGCATCGCTCACGCGGCGGCCGAAGCGACGTATGTACCGGATGCGCTGATCCATATCGCCAACGGCACCCATTCACTCACTTCCTATAAAGCCATCGCCTGTGGGCCTGGCACCTTGCCGGATGCCTTGACCGAAGCCGCTATTGACAGTTTGCTGAAGTCTTCTGCCCCACTCATTCTCGATGCAGGTGCATTGAGCGAACGAAGCTATGCCAAAAGAAGCGCCCCGCTTATCTTGACGCCGCACGCCGGTGAATTCAGCCGGATCTCTGGTTATTCAATGGAGCAGCTTAGCGAGTCTCCCGGTTCGTGTGCTTCTGCATTTGCCACGGAACACAATTTGACGCTCGTCTTGAAAGGCCCCCGAACAACTATCGCGTTTCCGGACGGCGAACTGTTCCGCAACCCGACAGGAAATGCCGCGCTTGCAAAAGGCGGCACGGGCGATATGCTGACCGGCATAATGCTCGGCATGCTATGCTGCCATGAAAACTGGCGCTACGCCGTTTTGAATGCCGTTTACTTGCACGGAGCGTGTGCGGACGAATTCATCAAAACCCGCTCCCCCCACACCATGTTGGCACGCGATATTGCGGAGCTGCTGCCGGAAGTATGGAAACAATTCGAGTGA